The genomic segment GTGGGGGAATATCTTGGAGAAGATGATATCGTACGGTTTGAAGATATTTATGGTAGGGGTAATAGATGACAACAAGAACTAAGATTATTTGTACAATTGGGCCTGCATGCAATACTGTTGAGAAGATGATAGCCCTTATGGAAGCTGGGATGAATGTAGCTCGTCTCAACTTTAGCCATGGAACGCATGATGCGCACTTATCTAGTATCAACAATCTTAAAGAGGCAAGGAAGAGATCAAATAAGCCTCTTGCAATCCTTCTCGATACTAAAGGTCCTGAAATAAGAGTTGGTAAAGTAGAGGGGGATGGACTCTCACTTACTGCAGGACAACATCTTCTTCTTGTTAAAGAGGAGGTAATGGGTACTAAGGATGGTGTAACAGTTGTGCCTTCCATTATTTTTGAGTCAGTACACGAAGGTATGACAGTGCTTTTTGATAATGGATTCATTTCTTCAAGGATCGTAAAAGTTGTGCAAGATGGCTTTATTGTAGAAATTGATAATCCTGGTATTTTAAAGTCAAACAAGGGTGTAAATATTCCCAATAAGGCAGTAGACCTACCTGCTATGACAGAAAAGGATATTGAAGATATCTGTTTTGGTTGTAGGCATGACATTGACTTGATAGCAGCTTCTTTTGTGCGCTCAGCAGAAAATGTTTTGGAGATCAAACGCCTCCTCATTAAAGAGGGAAAGCCTGATATTTTAGTATTTGCAAAAATTGAAAGCTTTCAGGGAGTAGAAAATTTTGATGCTATAGTACAAGTTGCAGATGGAATCATGATAGCAAGAGGGGATTTAGGTGTTGAATTGCCAGTCTACCAAGTGCCAAGATTACAGAAGATGATGATTAGAAAAAGCTGTCTTGCAGGAAAGCCTATAGTGACAGCTACACAGATGCTTGAATCGATGATGAATAATCCAAGGCCTACAAGGGCCGATGTTTCAGATATCGCAAATGCTATCTATGATAGCACATCTTGTGTAATGCTCTCTGGAGAAACAGCTGTTGGTTTATATCCTGTTGAAACGGTACGTGTTATGAAAAGTGTGATACAAGAGGCCGAGGGAGACTTTAATTACCGAGAATTCTTTTATCATGATGTCAAACGAGTTTATCATGATATTGCCTCTTCTGTTACCCTTGCAAGTGTTAAAACGGCTTATAGTGCGGGTGCAAAGGCAATTTTTACCTTTACTAGCAGTGGAAGAACCGCTCGTCTTATTTCAAGGTTGCGTCCTGAAAAGCCCATTATTGCAATGACCCCAAGTGAAAAAATTTATAATCAGCTCTCATTTAATTGGGGAGTTGTTCCTTTCCTTTGCAAAGATGCAACAACTTTTGAAGCTGCATTTGCAAAAATTTCTCAGTTTGCATTGGAAATGGGTTTGGTAAATTATGGCGATCTTGTTGTAGTAACTGCGGGCAACCCATTTGGAGTTTCTGGAACGACTAACATGATGTTGGTAGAGAGCATAGGAGATGTTGTAGTTAGGGGAAGTAAAGGTTCTGGCTCTGTTATAAGTGGAAAAGTTGCAATTGTTTTAGCGCCAGATTCTCGTTTAGAAAAAAATACTAAGGGCTGCTTAGTTGTAGTTACAAGGTGTAATGATTCTTATATTCCTATTATTAAAAATGCTCTTGGTATAATTTTACAAAACCATGTGGATGATGTAGATTCAGAGCGCTATGTTATGGCTATTGCAAAATCTCTTGGAATACCTGTGATTGTGCAGGCTGACGCTGCTTGCCATGTCTTGAAAGATGGGCAAGTGATTACAATCGATCCACAAAAAGGACTCGTTTACAAAGGTGTTGTAGAGGGATTGGGTTGAATTATCCAGAGAGGGCGGGCAGAGATCTTTTCGTCGAGTGGAAAGCTGTCATTACCTGGATGAATAACAAATAGGTGATCAAGGTTTAAATCTTTGCAAGCAGTTTGCATAGAGGCTGTTTTACGTACCCTATCTGTATATTTGAATTCAAACCCTATTCTCTTTCCATTTTTAAAGATTAAAAGGTCTAACTCTGCTCCTGATTGTATTTTCCAAAAATAGCATTCTTCAGTACGTGCTTTAAACTCTTGAATAATCTCTTCTAAAGCAAAACCTTCCCAAAAAGAGCCCATTTTAGGATGAAAGCTTAGATCATTGAAAGAGTGAAGTCCAATTAAAGCATTTAAAATACCAGAATCTCGAAAATAAATTTTGGGTGTTTTTACTTGTCTTTTACTTAGATTTTCATGCCATGGTGTAAGTAATCTTATCATAAAGGTTCCAACTAAAATATCTAAATACTTGCGGGCGGTATGATGAGAAATTCCTAAAGATTTTCCAATTTCCGTGTTATTAAAAATTTGACCATGGTAGTGGGCAAGCATCATCCAAAACCTACGAATTTGCTCGGGAGGTATATGAAAGCCTAGGTTAGGGATGTCTCTTTCAAGAAAGGTTGTAATGTATTCTTGACGCCATAGAAAACTGGTCTCTTCATCTATAGCGAGAAAAGAACGAGGAAATCCACCCCTTACCCATAAGCGCATATCTCCTAGTACTTCATTTAAGTTAAAAGGGGAAAGTTCAATGTAGCCAATGCGTCCAGCTAGGCTTTCCGAAGATTGTTGAATAAGATCACGAGATGCACTTCCTAAAACTAAAAATTTTCTTTTTGCGCTATGCTCATCAACAAGTACACGAATGAGAGGAAAAAGATCAGGTCTTCTTTGAATTTCATCGATAATAATCAATGTATTCTTGATTTGTCCTAGTGTAAGTTGGGCAGATTCGAGACGAGCAAGATCGCTTGGTTTCTCAAGATCAAAATGAACATGGGGCTTTCC from the Chlamydiales bacterium genome contains:
- a CDS encoding ATP-binding protein — translated: MERQDYLKKIEQTYRAHSVCALLGPRQVGKTTLAHVYAEGKPHVHFDLEKPSDLARLESAQLTLGQIKNTLIIIDEIQRRPDLFPLIRVLVDEHSAKRKFLVLGSASRDLIQQSSESLAGRIGYIELSPFNLNEVLGDMRLWVRGGFPRSFLAIDEETSFLWRQEYITTFLERDIPNLGFHIPPEQIRRFWMMLAHYHGQIFNNTEIGKSLGISHHTARKYLDILVGTFMIRLLTPWHENLSKRQVKTPKIYFRDSGILNALIGLHSFNDLSFHPKMGSFWEGFALEEIIQEFKARTEECYFWKIQSGAELDLLIFKNGKRIGFEFKYTDRVRKTASMQTACKDLNLDHLFVIHPGNDSFPLDEKISARPLWIIQPNPSTTPL
- the pyk gene encoding pyruvate kinase — translated: MTTRTKIICTIGPACNTVEKMIALMEAGMNVARLNFSHGTHDAHLSSINNLKEARKRSNKPLAILLDTKGPEIRVGKVEGDGLSLTAGQHLLLVKEEVMGTKDGVTVVPSIIFESVHEGMTVLFDNGFISSRIVKVVQDGFIVEIDNPGILKSNKGVNIPNKAVDLPAMTEKDIEDICFGCRHDIDLIAASFVRSAENVLEIKRLLIKEGKPDILVFAKIESFQGVENFDAIVQVADGIMIARGDLGVELPVYQVPRLQKMMIRKSCLAGKPIVTATQMLESMMNNPRPTRADVSDIANAIYDSTSCVMLSGETAVGLYPVETVRVMKSVIQEAEGDFNYREFFYHDVKRVYHDIASSVTLASVKTAYSAGAKAIFTFTSSGRTARLISRLRPEKPIIAMTPSEKIYNQLSFNWGVVPFLCKDATTFEAAFAKISQFALEMGLVNYGDLVVVTAGNPFGVSGTTNMMLVESIGDVVVRGSKGSGSVISGKVAIVLAPDSRLEKNTKGCLVVVTRCNDSYIPIIKNALGIILQNHVDDVDSERYVMAIAKSLGIPVIVQADAACHVLKDGQVITIDPQKGLVYKGVVEGLG